One Sphingomonas sabuli genomic region harbors:
- a CDS encoding isoprenylcysteine carboxyl methyltransferase family protein: MTWPVAILAFVTLERLLELVLARRNTARLLERGAREHAPGHYPLIVLLHAAWLATLWVLAPARDVDMFWLAMFVLLQAARIWVLATLGPRWTTRIIVLPGEPLVKRGPYKILAHPNYWVVIGEIAVLPLVFELPWVALIFSLLNAAILWIRIREEERALRA, from the coding sequence ATGACTTGGCCGGTCGCGATCCTGGCCTTCGTCACGCTCGAGCGATTGCTCGAGCTGGTGCTGGCCCGGCGCAACACTGCCCGCCTGCTCGAACGCGGCGCACGCGAGCATGCCCCCGGCCATTACCCGCTGATCGTCCTCCTCCACGCGGCGTGGCTGGCGACCCTGTGGGTGCTGGCGCCGGCCCGCGACGTCGACATGTTCTGGCTGGCGATGTTCGTGCTTTTGCAGGCGGCGCGCATCTGGGTGCTGGCAACGCTTGGGCCGCGGTGGACGACGCGGATCATCGTCCTGCCCGGCGAGCCGCTGGTGAAGCGCGGCCCGTACAAGATCCTGGCGCATCCGAACTATTGGGTGGTGATCGGGGAAATCGCGGTTTTGCCGCTGGTGTTCGAGCTTCCGTGGGTGGCGCTGATCTTCAGCCTGCTCAACGCTGCGATCCTGTGGATTCGCATCCGCGAGGAAGAGCGCGCGCTGCGCGCCTGA
- the rimP gene encoding ribosome maturation protein RimP, with protein sequence MADTEALTKLIEPELQGLGFDLVRVAMIGGKSDPTLQVMAERPDTRQLTLGDCEAISRRVSEKLDALEAAGKDPIEHAYRLEVSSPGIDRPLTRLKDYDDWSGHEARLKLAEPDGGAKQLSGAIAGTAGGTVTISTPKGDKQVQFSNIASAKLLLTDKLIQSTAPLSAEGADTIQTVKD encoded by the coding sequence TTGGCCGATACCGAAGCGTTGACGAAGCTGATCGAACCGGAGCTGCAGGGCCTCGGCTTCGACCTCGTGCGCGTCGCGATGATCGGCGGCAAGTCCGATCCCACGCTGCAAGTGATGGCCGAGCGGCCCGACACGCGACAGCTGACGCTGGGCGATTGCGAGGCGATCTCGCGCCGGGTGTCCGAAAAGCTCGACGCGCTGGAGGCGGCGGGCAAGGATCCGATCGAACATGCCTATCGGCTGGAGGTCAGCTCGCCCGGAATTGACCGGCCGCTGACCCGGCTGAAGGATTACGACGACTGGTCCGGCCACGAAGCGCGGCTGAAGCTGGCGGAGCCCGACGGTGGCGCGAAGCAGCTGTCCGGCGCGATCGCCGGCACCGCGGGCGGGACCGTCACCATTTCGACGCCCAAGGGCGATAAGCAGGTGCAATTTTCGAACATCGCGTCGGCCAAGCTGTTGCTGACCGACAAGCTGATCCAATCAACCGCGCCCTTGAGTGCCGAGGGCGCCGATACCATCCAGACTGTGAAGGACTAA
- a CDS encoding type III polyketide synthase, whose amino-acid sequence MLACSLLSLATAVPPNVIDQDEAKRLGRKAFKRTNLFDRLSGVFDNAGIAKRHLVAPADWYERPHGWQDRNTLYLDAAQALFAEAAAAAIAKAGLEPGDIDGVVFVSTTGIATPSIEARAGPRLGLRSDVRRVPVFGLGCAGGVSGLATAARLASAEPGTNWLFVCVETCSISIRLESDDPAAVVATALFGDGAAAAVLRSGAHCIGQVTGAAEKLWPETQRIMGWNVEDPGLAVVFDRAIPPFIEDNLRPAVDEMLGSLGLTLGDIDRLCSHPGGVKVIDAIEQALELPQGELNIEREVLRDFGNMSAPTVLFVLERLIARGLPKRVLLTAFGPGFTCSGLVLEAA is encoded by the coding sequence ATGCTCGCCTGCAGCCTACTTTCCCTGGCCACGGCCGTCCCGCCCAACGTCATCGACCAGGACGAGGCCAAGCGGCTCGGCCGCAAGGCGTTCAAGCGCACCAACTTGTTCGACCGACTGTCGGGCGTGTTCGACAACGCCGGCATCGCCAAGCGTCACCTGGTCGCGCCGGCCGACTGGTATGAACGGCCGCACGGCTGGCAGGACCGCAACACGCTCTATCTCGACGCGGCGCAGGCGCTGTTCGCGGAGGCCGCCGCGGCCGCCATTGCCAAGGCGGGGCTGGAGCCCGGCGATATCGACGGCGTCGTGTTCGTTTCCACTACCGGTATCGCCACGCCCAGCATCGAGGCGCGCGCCGGTCCGCGCCTCGGCCTTCGGTCCGACGTGCGGCGGGTGCCCGTGTTCGGGCTGGGCTGCGCCGGCGGAGTCAGCGGCCTCGCCACCGCGGCGCGACTGGCCAGCGCGGAGCCCGGCACCAACTGGCTGTTCGTCTGCGTCGAGACCTGTTCCATCTCCATCCGGCTGGAAAGCGACGATCCGGCGGCGGTCGTCGCCACGGCCTTGTTCGGCGACGGCGCGGCAGCCGCCGTGCTGCGCAGCGGCGCGCATTGCATCGGGCAGGTCACCGGCGCGGCGGAAAAGCTGTGGCCGGAAACGCAGCGGATCATGGGCTGGAATGTCGAGGACCCCGGCCTCGCCGTCGTCTTCGACCGCGCCATCCCGCCCTTCATCGAAGACAATCTGCGCCCCGCGGTCGATGAGATGCTGGGCTCGCTCGGACTGACGCTCGGTGACATCGACCGCCTCTGTTCTCACCCCGGCGGGGTCAAGGTGATCGACGCGATTGAGCAGGCGCTCGAATTGCCGCAGGGCGAGCTTAACATCGAGCGTGAAGTGCTGCGCGACTTCGGCAACATGAGCGCACCGACCGTGCTATTCGTGCTTGAACGGCTGATTGCGCGCGGGCTGCCCAAGAGGGTTCTGCTGACCGCTTTCGGCCCGGGCTTCACCTGCTCCGGCCTGGTGCTGGAGGCCGCATGA